One Vespula pensylvanica isolate Volc-1 chromosome 3, ASM1446617v1, whole genome shotgun sequence DNA window includes the following coding sequences:
- the LOC122627559 gene encoding prostaglandin reductase 1-like — protein sequence MVKAKKFVVVKHFEGDPKPSDLKLVEEELAPITDGEFLVEAEYLSVDPYMRPYVLQFPLGITMIGSQVGKIIESKNPDYPVGKRIVGYFGWRTHTIVNTKLLPELELTSQKPYLLPEIGDLSPSLSLGVLGMPGNTAYFGLIKICSPKHGETLVVSGAAGAVGSHVGQIAKNVLGLNVIGIAGSDEKCKWLVNELGFNSAINYKKQDVSLALKKAAPKGIDLYFDNVGGDISSTVIYQMNPFGRISLCGSISSYNTDHSSLPKCILVQPAMIFNQLKMEGFVVTRWNDQWQQGIQQNLQWIREGKIQYKETITKGFENMFDAFSGMLKGQNIGKAIVQI from the exons atggtaaaagcaaaaaaatttgttgtcGTTAAACATTTTGAAGGTGATCCTAAACCATCGGATTTGAAATTAGTGGAAGAAGAATTGGCACCGATTACCGATGGCG AATTTCTTGTGGAAGCAGAATATCTATCTGTTGATCCATATATGAGACCATATGTACTACAGTTTCCACTTGGCATTACTATGATAGGTTCTCAAGTTggtaaaataattgaatctAAGAATCCAGATTATCCAGTTGGTAAAAGAATAGTTGGATATTTTGGATGGAGAACTCATACAATTGTGAATACAAAATTACTCCCAGAACTTGAACTTACTTCTCAAAAACCATATTTATTACCAGAGATAGGAgatctatctccttctttaaGTTTAGGAGTTTTAGGAATGCCAGg aaatacagCATACTTTGGTCTCATTAAAATCTGTTCGCCGAAACATGGTGAAACACTTGTTGTAAGCGGAGCTGCTGGTGCAGTTGGATCTCATGTAGGTCAAATAGCAAAGAATGTTCTAGGTCTTAATGTTATTGGGATTGCTGGTTCagatgaaaaatgtaaatggCTAGTAAACGAGTTAGGTTTTAATAGTGCTATAAATTACAAGAAGCAAGATGTATCTTTGGCATTAAAAAAAGCAGCACCAAAGGGTATTGACTTGTATTTTGACAAT GTTGGAGGAGATATTTCTAGTACAgttatatatcaaatgaatCCCTTTGGTCGAATATCATTGTGTGGTAGTATTTCATCATATAATACAGATCATTCCTCTCTACCTAAATGTATATTGGTACAACCAGCCATGATTTTTAACCAATTAAAAATGGAAGGTTTCGTAGTGACCCGTTGGAATGATCAATGGCAACAAGGAATACAACAGAATTTGCAATGGATTCGTGAAGgcaaaattcaatataaagaAACTATTACAAAAGGTTTTGAAAATATGTTTGATGCATTTTCTGGAATGTTAAAAGGTCAAAATATTGGTAAGGCTATTGTACAAATATAA